The DNA window AAGGAAGAGTTGTGTTCCATGGAATCAAAAATTCACCCGCTTGAATTTGATGTCATTGCCTTTTCTATTTCTTTTGAGCCAGATTATTTAAACGCGGTATTGGCCCTGAAATACTTTGGAATTCCATTGGACCGGGCGGAAAGGGACGAATCTTATCCGATGATCGCAGCCGGGGGATCGGCAATCTTCATAAATCCTGAACCGCTGGCTGAGTGCATGGATGTTCTGTTCATTGGAGAAGGTGAGGGCCTGGCAGAAAGATTTTTCACATTGTTGTGCAAAAATGAGGACAGGAATCAGTTTTTCAAGCAGGCTGTTTTAATACCCGGAGTTTATTTACCTGAGAGGTATCGTCCGGAAATAGAACAAAACCTTCAGGTTGGAATTTCACCTATAGAAGACGCCCCGCAGCGTGTGATGCGGCATTGGGTGATGCAGGAACAGTCTCTTTGTACACACTCGGTGCTGCATGATGAAGACTCCACCTTTAAGGATATGGCGCTGATGGAGGTCACAAGAGGCTGCATTTGGGCCTGCCGGTTTTGCACTGCTGGATTTATATATCGTCCTCCACGTCTCCCTGATCTGGAAAAAACTTATAACGAGATGGAAAACCTGCTTAACAACATCGGAAAGTCCGCTCAAACAGTTGGTCTGGTTGGCCCTTCGGTAACGGATCATCCTGAGTTAACGAATTTGGCGCGAAAAATAACCGGGCAGGGGAAAAAACTTTCTTTCTCATCATTGAGGATGGAAACGCTCACTGATGAGTTGGTTGACCTGATTCTGCAAAGTGGACAAAAAACTTTAACAGTCGCTGTGGATGGGCCATCCGAAAGAATGCGAGACGTCATCAATAAGTCTGCCAGCGATGACTTCATCGTTGAAAAATGCAGATTCCTGACCCGTAAAGGTGTTTTGCATTTAAAAATATATTCCATAATCGGTTTACCACTTGAAACTGATGAAGACATAGATCAGTTCATTCGACTGGTCGAGAGAGTTCAAGAGGGTTATGTCGAGGAATGCAGCAAGCTTGGCCGAATTGGCAGGTTGACCATTGGGCTGAGTCCATTGGTGCCCAAACCTGGGACACCATTTCAATGGCACCCGATGGAATCTGTAAAGAGTTTAAAGAAAAAATTTGCCAGGGTGAGAAAGGCTTTATCCAAATTACCACATCTTAAAATGAGCTTTGGTTCTCCCAACGAGGCTTATCTGCAAACTTATTTGTCGAGGGGTGATCGGAGTACGCAGGCATTTTTCAAGACCTACCAGAATAACGGCCATGATGCCAAGAAAGCGTTAAAGGAACATTGCGTTGATCAATATGTATACCGGCAATATGAAAAGGATGACTACCTTCCCTGGGATATTGTTGATCATGGCTATCGCGAAGATTTTCTTTGGGAAGATTATCAACGTGGTTTGCAGGCGGCCCACACACCTGTCTGTGATACGGCTATCTGCCACATC is part of the Nitrospinota bacterium genome and encodes:
- a CDS encoding radical SAM protein, coding for MGSTVSQRDLRVLLVYPNTRDVAMANLGFQQVYSLLNQVEGVMCDRFAMPIGWKPEVQSLKKEELCSMESKIHPLEFDVIAFSISFEPDYLNAVLALKYFGIPLDRAERDESYPMIAAGGSAIFINPEPLAECMDVLFIGEGEGLAERFFTLLCKNEDRNQFFKQAVLIPGVYLPERYRPEIEQNLQVGISPIEDAPQRVMRHWVMQEQSLCTHSVLHDEDSTFKDMALMEVTRGCIWACRFCTAGFIYRPPRLPDLEKTYNEMENLLNNIGKSAQTVGLVGPSVTDHPELTNLARKITGQGKKLSFSSLRMETLTDELVDLILQSGQKTLTVAVDGPSERMRDVINKSASDDFIVEKCRFLTRKGVLHLKIYSIIGLPLETDEDIDQFIRLVERVQEGYVEECSKLGRIGRLTIGLSPLVPKPGTPFQWHPMESVKSLKKKFARVRKALSKLPHLKMSFGSPNEAYLQTYLSRGDRSTQAFFKTYQNNGHDAKKALKEHCVDQYVYRQYEKDDYLPWDIVDHGYREDFLWEDYQRGLQAAHTPVCDTAICHICGLC